The following coding sequences are from one Sulfurospirillum tamanense window:
- a CDS encoding DUF4212 domain-containing protein, producing MNPEVAQAYWKENISTILKLLVVWFVVSFGCGIIFLEELNAIEFGGFKLGFWFAQQGAMYVFVVLIFVYAKLMERIEEKYDIHE from the coding sequence ATGAACCCAGAAGTTGCGCAAGCATACTGGAAAGAGAACATCTCAACCATTCTAAAACTTTTAGTAGTGTGGTTTGTGGTGTCGTTTGGATGCGGCATTATCTTCTTAGAAGAGCTCAATGCCATTGAGTTTGGTGGTTTTAAACTGGGCTTTTGGTTTGCCCAACAAGGCGCCATGTATGTCTTTGTTGTTCTTATCTTTGTGTATGCAAAGCTCATGGAACGCATCGAAGAAAAATACGACATCCACGAATAG
- a CDS encoding lactate utilization protein B, with protein sequence MGHPELAAKFTQDVERTHWHDKALWFVREKRDRASKSIPEWEALRRKAQQIKTHTMENLDTYLEAFEKNAKAKGIQVHWAKNAEEHNRITLQILNLHNAKKVVKSKSMLTEECHLNPYLEEQGIEVVDTDLGERIIQFRKEPPSHIVLPAIHLKKEDVSKTFQEHIGTEAGNNDPTYLTRAARAHLREKFLGADVGITGVNYAIADTGGIVVCTNEGNADLGATIPKVHIASMGIEKIIPRLQDLAVFTRLLARSATGQPITSYTSHFHGPIEGGEMHVIIVDNGRSPILGSEHYSQALNCIRCGACMNTCPVYRRSGGFSYEATIPGPIGSTLEPCKDLAKHKTLPYACSLCASCSNVCPIRIDLHHQLYFHRQDVVKAGLLDKKKERALGFAGWLFQHPKVLDFCGKMARKVVPHLPRWMMYSSMNAWGEHREMMDFPEKSFKELYVERQKRKQS encoded by the coding sequence ATGGGACACCCAGAGTTAGCCGCTAAATTTACCCAAGACGTAGAGCGCACCCATTGGCATGATAAAGCGCTGTGGTTTGTGCGGGAAAAACGTGACCGCGCTAGTAAAAGCATTCCTGAGTGGGAGGCCTTGCGCCGCAAAGCCCAACAAATCAAAACCCACACCATGGAAAACCTCGATACCTACCTTGAGGCGTTTGAGAAAAACGCAAAGGCCAAGGGGATTCAGGTGCATTGGGCTAAAAATGCCGAAGAACACAACCGCATTACGCTTCAGATTTTGAACCTTCACAATGCCAAAAAGGTTGTCAAGAGTAAATCCATGCTCACGGAAGAGTGCCATCTTAACCCTTATCTGGAAGAGCAGGGCATCGAAGTCGTGGACACCGACCTTGGCGAACGCATCATTCAGTTTCGCAAAGAGCCGCCTTCACACATCGTGTTGCCTGCCATTCACCTCAAAAAAGAGGACGTAAGTAAAACCTTTCAAGAGCACATTGGCACAGAAGCGGGCAACAATGACCCCACCTACCTTACCCGCGCAGCGCGTGCGCACTTACGTGAGAAATTTTTAGGAGCAGATGTGGGTATCACGGGGGTGAACTATGCCATTGCTGACACGGGCGGCATTGTGGTGTGCACCAATGAGGGCAATGCGGATTTGGGCGCGACTATCCCCAAAGTACACATCGCCTCGATGGGGATTGAGAAAATCATCCCACGCCTCCAAGATTTGGCGGTCTTTACCCGCTTGTTGGCACGCAGTGCTACGGGGCAGCCCATCACATCGTATACTTCCCATTTTCACGGCCCAATCGAGGGCGGCGAGATGCATGTCATCATCGTTGACAATGGCCGTTCACCAATTTTGGGCTCCGAGCATTACTCCCAAGCCTTAAACTGCATTCGTTGTGGAGCGTGCATGAACACCTGTCCTGTGTACCGACGCAGTGGCGGGTTTAGCTACGAAGCGACTATCCCAGGTCCTATTGGCTCAACCTTGGAGCCTTGTAAAGATTTAGCTAAACACAAAACGTTGCCTTACGCGTGTTCGCTGTGTGCGTCGTGCTCTAATGTGTGTCCCATTCGCATTGACTTGCACCATCAGCTCTATTTTCACCGTCAAGACGTAGTTAAAGCGGGGCTTTTGGACAAGAAAAAAGAGCGGGCTTTAGGCTTTGCAGGGTGGCTGTTTCAGCACCCGAAAGTGTTAGATTTTTGTGGAAAAATGGCGCGTAAAGTGGTGCCACATTTGCCTAGATGGATGATGTATAGTTCCATGAACGCATGGGGAGAGCACCGCGAAATGATGGATTTTCCCGAAAAGAGTTTCAAAGAACTTTATGTTGAGCGTCAAAAAAGGAAACAATCATGA
- a CDS encoding DEAD/DEAH box helicase yields the protein MPFSTLGLSPLFNASLLENGFTTPTPIQHKVIPLVLENKDIIALAQTGSGKTASFVLPLLHTLSNAPKTRAPNILVLTPTRELAVQVAQAFSLFGSALSQPPRVVSIIGGEGLGEQMRLVQQGCDVVVATPGRLLEILQKGQISLYHVKTLVLDEADKMLSLGFSEALESLLHALPSARQNLLFSASYPPSMETLARTISDNFLWVNQESAPTVQELIQRAIKVDAHNRGPLLRHLLSTHKWAQVLVFMSNKRAADNIAAKFHKHGFNTTSFHGNLSQEERVQTLEAFKTHKVALLFATDIAARGLDIKGIECVVNFDLPRSTEDYIHRVGRTARAGRGGESITFVTPENHAHFALIQKRCHTSMALESISGFESTTPCALPPKGQAPVKGKRKSKKDKLREKAQEA from the coding sequence ATGCCTTTTAGCACTCTTGGACTCTCACCTCTTTTTAACGCTTCCCTCTTGGAAAATGGCTTCACAACCCCCACGCCCATTCAACACAAGGTCATCCCTTTGGTTCTTGAAAATAAGGACATCATCGCCCTTGCCCAAACAGGTAGTGGCAAAACGGCCAGCTTTGTCTTGCCCCTCTTGCATACTCTTTCTAACGCACCAAAAACCCGCGCCCCAAACATCCTTGTGCTCACCCCCACGCGCGAGCTTGCCGTCCAAGTGGCGCAGGCGTTTTCTCTTTTTGGAAGCGCACTTTCTCAGCCTCCGCGGGTCGTAAGCATCATCGGTGGAGAAGGATTGGGAGAACAGATGCGCTTGGTGCAACAAGGGTGTGATGTGGTCGTAGCTACACCAGGACGCTTGCTTGAAATCCTCCAAAAAGGGCAAATTTCCCTCTACCATGTAAAGACGTTGGTGCTAGATGAAGCAGATAAAATGTTGAGCCTTGGCTTTAGTGAAGCCCTCGAATCCTTGCTTCACGCCCTGCCAAGCGCTCGCCAAAACCTGCTCTTTTCTGCATCCTACCCTCCCTCTATGGAAACCCTCGCACGCACTATTAGCGACAACTTTTTATGGGTCAACCAAGAGAGCGCTCCTACCGTCCAAGAGCTCATCCAGCGGGCCATCAAAGTAGATGCGCACAACCGTGGGCCACTTTTGCGTCACCTCTTATCTACCCACAAATGGGCACAAGTGCTTGTCTTTATGTCCAATAAAAGAGCGGCCGATAACATCGCGGCAAAATTTCACAAACATGGCTTTAACACCACCTCTTTTCATGGAAACCTCTCCCAAGAAGAGCGCGTTCAAACCCTAGAAGCGTTCAAAACCCACAAGGTGGCCCTGCTTTTTGCCACCGACATTGCCGCGCGCGGACTGGACATCAAAGGCATTGAATGCGTTGTAAACTTTGACCTTCCCCGTTCCACCGAGGATTACATCCACCGTGTGGGAAGGACGGCTAGAGCGGGGCGTGGGGGCGAGAGCATCACCTTTGTGACCCCCGAAAACCACGCCCATTTTGCCCTCATTCAAAAGCGCTGTCACACCTCCATGGCACTTGAATCCATCAGTGGATTTGAAAGCACCACGCCGTGTGCGCTCCCGCCAAAAGGCCAAGCGCCCGTAAAGGGCAAGCGCAAAAGCAAAAAAGACAAATTAAGAGAGAAGGCGCAAGAGGCGTAA
- a CDS encoding (Fe-S)-binding protein: protein MKIGLFIPCYMNELYPGASMATLELLEKQGLEVEYPLEQTCCGQPMANTGCTKDMETLARRFVDLFKKYDYVVGPSGSCVSMVRNNYNQFLAGDPDFERLKTRTFEICEFLHDIIKPETFNVSFPYKVGLHNSCHSHRDAGLGAPSERNIPYFNKLEALLAKVNDIELVKLGRVDECCGFGGTFAITESAISAFMGTDRIDDHLKAGAEIITGADLSCLMHMDGLIRRQGKPLRIIHIVQILNGGDPHGTPRVSR, encoded by the coding sequence ATGAAAATAGGGCTTTTTATCCCCTGTTATATGAATGAGTTGTATCCGGGTGCCTCGATGGCAACACTGGAACTGCTTGAAAAACAGGGACTTGAAGTGGAGTATCCACTAGAACAAACGTGCTGTGGGCAACCCATGGCCAACACGGGTTGCACTAAAGACATGGAAACGTTAGCACGACGTTTTGTGGATCTTTTTAAAAAGTACGATTATGTGGTAGGGCCAAGCGGAAGCTGTGTTTCCATGGTGCGCAACAATTACAACCAATTTTTAGCAGGCGACCCTGACTTTGAGCGCTTAAAAACCAGAACCTTTGAAATCTGCGAATTTTTGCACGACATCATTAAGCCTGAAACCTTCAATGTTTCCTTTCCCTATAAAGTAGGCTTACATAACAGCTGTCACTCTCACCGTGACGCAGGGCTTGGTGCACCCAGTGAGCGCAATATCCCCTACTTTAACAAACTCGAAGCCTTGCTTGCTAAAGTAAACGACATTGAGTTGGTTAAGCTAGGGCGCGTGGATGAGTGTTGCGGTTTTGGTGGCACCTTTGCCATTACTGAGAGTGCCATTTCAGCATTTATGGGCACAGACCGCATTGATGACCACCTAAAAGCAGGCGCAGAAATCATCACAGGGGCCGATTTGTCGTGTTTGATGCACATGGACGGACTTATCCGCCGTCAAGGCAAACCTTTACGAATTATTCACATTGTTCAGATTCTAAACGGAGGAGACCCCCATGGGACACCCAGAGTTAGCCGCTAA
- a CDS encoding sodium:solute symporter family protein, whose protein sequence is MELQTLIYLFVGASFALYIGIAIWARAGSTKEFYVAGGGVHPIANGMATGADWMSAASFISLAGIVSFIGSDGSAYLMGWTGGYVLLAMLLAPYLRKFGKFTVPDFVGDRYYSDVARMVAVVCVIFISFTYVAGQMRGVGIVFSRFLQVDINTGVIIGMAIVFVYAVLGGMKGITYTQVAQYCVMIFAFTVPAIFLSLQVTDTFLPQLGFGSKIAFEFDNGVQMIDKGTYLLHALDQSIQDLGFAAYTSSISGTWNVFMLTTALMLGTAGLPHVIVRFFTTPTVKGARISAGWALLFIAIMYTSIPAVAGFARVNLIKNVQNVEYQAFTDGQATHLDGTPNQGAWFKTWENSGLLAWNDRNGDGKIQYAAGEAFKGRPTFTGERGVSGERLASNGASNHTASAEEMRASGKIVNELYVDRDIIVLANPEIAGLPNWVIAFIAAGGLAAALSTAAGLLLVISTSISHDLLGKVLMKDKVTGRSKMSEKAELMSARLAAVVAIIVAGYLGIHPPGFVAQVVAFAFGLAAASFFPTIVMGIFYKRMNKEGAIAGMATGLTFTFAYIVYFVFMGGDKANYLWGIAPTGIGTIGMVLHFIVAYVVAQMTPPPPSHIQELVESIRIPRGAGAASAH, encoded by the coding sequence ATGGAACTTCAAACCTTAATCTACCTCTTTGTGGGCGCCTCTTTTGCGTTGTATATTGGCATTGCTATTTGGGCACGGGCGGGCTCAACGAAAGAGTTTTACGTCGCAGGCGGCGGGGTGCATCCTATCGCCAACGGCATGGCAACGGGCGCGGATTGGATGAGCGCGGCTTCGTTTATCTCCCTTGCGGGAATTGTTTCGTTCATCGGGAGCGACGGTTCAGCGTATTTGATGGGCTGGACAGGCGGTTATGTGCTTCTTGCCATGCTTTTAGCACCCTATTTGCGCAAATTTGGAAAGTTTACGGTACCAGACTTCGTCGGTGACCGCTACTACTCCGACGTGGCGCGCATGGTGGCGGTGGTGTGTGTTATCTTTATCTCCTTTACCTACGTTGCAGGGCAAATGCGCGGGGTTGGCATCGTCTTTTCACGCTTTTTGCAAGTGGACATTAACACGGGTGTTATCATCGGGATGGCTATCGTGTTTGTGTACGCGGTACTTGGAGGCATGAAGGGCATTACCTACACGCAAGTGGCGCAGTATTGTGTGATGATTTTTGCCTTTACGGTACCTGCTATTTTCCTTTCGTTACAAGTGACAGACACGTTCTTGCCTCAGCTTGGTTTTGGGTCTAAGATTGCCTTTGAATTTGACAATGGGGTGCAGATGATTGACAAGGGAACCTACCTCTTGCATGCTCTTGACCAGTCCATCCAAGACCTTGGGTTCGCGGCGTACACGTCAAGTATTTCAGGCACGTGGAATGTGTTTATGCTAACCACAGCACTCATGCTTGGTACAGCGGGATTGCCCCACGTTATCGTGCGTTTTTTTACCACGCCTACGGTAAAAGGTGCGCGTATTTCGGCAGGATGGGCGTTGCTGTTCATCGCCATTATGTATACCTCTATCCCCGCAGTCGCTGGGTTTGCACGGGTGAACCTCATTAAAAATGTCCAAAACGTGGAATACCAAGCCTTTACAGACGGCCAAGCTACCCATTTGGATGGCACTCCTAATCAAGGTGCGTGGTTTAAAACTTGGGAAAACTCGGGTCTTTTGGCGTGGAATGACCGCAATGGTGATGGCAAAATCCAATACGCTGCAGGCGAAGCTTTTAAGGGCAGACCTACTTTTACGGGGGAACGTGGTGTTTCTGGTGAGCGTTTGGCTTCCAATGGCGCTTCAAACCATACCGCAAGTGCTGAAGAAATGCGCGCAAGTGGCAAAATAGTGAATGAATTATATGTAGACAGGGATATTATCGTTTTGGCCAATCCAGAGATTGCAGGGCTTCCCAATTGGGTTATTGCCTTTATCGCTGCGGGCGGTTTGGCGGCGGCACTTTCTACAGCTGCTGGACTTTTGCTGGTTATCTCTACGTCCATTTCCCATGACCTTTTGGGTAAAGTACTCATGAAAGACAAGGTGACAGGGCGTTCTAAGATGAGCGAAAAAGCAGAACTTATGTCTGCGCGACTTGCGGCGGTAGTAGCTATCATCGTGGCAGGGTATTTGGGGATTCACCCTCCAGGTTTTGTAGCACAAGTGGTTGCTTTTGCCTTCGGTTTGGCAGCGGCTTCGTTCTTCCCGACCATCGTCATGGGTATCTTTTACAAACGCATGAACAAAGAAGGAGCGATTGCGGGCATGGCTACGGGCTTGACGTTCACTTTTGCGTATATCGTGTATTTCGTGTTCATGGGCGGCGATAAGGCCAATTATTTGTGGGGCATTGCGCCAACGGGTATTGGCACCATCGGGATGGTGTTGCATTTCATCGTGGCGTATGTGGTCGCACAGATGACACCACCACCCCCATCTCACATCCAAGAGCTTGTGGAAAGCATCCGCATCCCTCGCGGTGCAGGTGCGGCAAGCGCGCACTAG
- a CDS encoding LutC/YkgG family protein, translating into MSSKETMLQSICQYKKQSNTPLPEHAGFATIMYEDLFEQFSTALTSVGGKAVLLEDKTHLDDAIRAIAQEAEHIVCNVEGCGLSSDDGSKYATPHDVAHVDLAIVRGEFAVAENGAVWLDAASVRHRALYFLAQHIVIVVDKTQLVSTMHEAYERIGFDKAGYGVFVSGPSKTADIEQSLVIGAHGPKSGYVFLV; encoded by the coding sequence ATGAGCAGTAAAGAAACAATGCTTCAAAGCATTTGTCAGTACAAAAAACAAAGTAATACGCCGTTGCCTGAGCATGCTGGGTTTGCGACGATTATGTATGAAGATCTTTTTGAGCAATTCTCAACTGCCCTTACGAGTGTAGGGGGAAAGGCTGTTTTACTTGAAGATAAAACCCATTTAGACGACGCTATTCGTGCTATTGCTCAAGAGGCAGAACATATTGTGTGCAATGTGGAAGGGTGCGGACTGAGCAGTGATGATGGCTCCAAATACGCTACACCTCATGACGTGGCGCACGTTGATTTGGCCATCGTGCGTGGGGAGTTTGCTGTGGCAGAAAACGGTGCGGTGTGGCTAGATGCCGCTTCGGTGCGTCACCGCGCCCTTTACTTTTTGGCACAACATATTGTGATTGTAGTGGACAAAACGCAGTTAGTTTCTACTATGCACGAAGCGTATGAGCGCATTGGGTTTGACAAAGCGGGTTATGGGGTGTTTGTTTCGGGACCTTCAAAGACGGCAGACATTGAACAATCTTTGGTTATTGGAGCACACGGACCAAAATCGGGGTATGTCTTTTTGGTCTAG
- a CDS encoding DMT family transporter, producing MRKPLSNKTVGTIAVVTATLIWASSFIALKIALGTMGPMSIIFGRMVAASAVFLLFWKHYRGLSFTASDIKYLLAMVLLEPCLYFIFEIKALQYTSASQAGVITSTMPLFAAIGAGIFLKEIITKNLLIGSTLAILGAVWLSLEASVEAYAPNPLLGNTLELLAMLCAAGYTIIIKHLTKRFSALFLTAIQAFAGAIFYLPLALWEWQGTLPVVSLEGMLAILYLGVVVTLGGYGLFNFSLTKLPASRASVFINLIPAFVVILAFIILGETLNVAQLFAAGVIFLGVFITQINFKRKERS from the coding sequence GTGAGAAAACCGCTTAGCAACAAAACCGTCGGCACTATTGCCGTTGTCACCGCTACACTCATCTGGGCAAGCTCGTTTATTGCTCTTAAAATTGCCCTAGGAACAATGGGGCCCATGAGCATCATCTTTGGGCGTATGGTCGCAGCATCTGCGGTGTTTTTACTGTTTTGGAAACACTACCGCGGGCTCTCCTTTACTGCTTCAGACATTAAATACCTTCTAGCTATGGTGCTACTGGAGCCGTGTTTGTATTTTATTTTTGAAATCAAAGCCTTGCAATACACCTCCGCCTCCCAAGCGGGCGTCATCACCTCCACCATGCCTTTGTTTGCAGCTATTGGCGCGGGAATTTTTCTCAAAGAAATCATCACCAAAAACCTGCTCATTGGGTCAACTTTGGCTATTTTGGGAGCTGTTTGGCTCAGCCTTGAAGCTTCTGTGGAAGCGTACGCACCCAACCCGCTCTTGGGTAACACCCTTGAACTTCTTGCCATGCTTTGTGCAGCAGGTTACACCATCATTATCAAACACCTCACTAAACGTTTTTCAGCCCTTTTTCTTACCGCCATCCAAGCCTTCGCGGGGGCTATTTTTTACCTTCCTTTAGCCCTTTGGGAATGGCAAGGCACGCTTCCTGTGGTGAGTTTAGAAGGAATGCTTGCCATTTTATACCTTGGTGTTGTGGTTACCCTTGGGGGCTATGGGCTGTTTAACTTTTCTCTCACCAAGCTTCCTGCTTCAAGGGCTTCAGTGTTTATCAACCTCATCCCTGCCTTTGTGGTCATTTTGGCCTTTATTATTTTGGGTGAAACCCTTAATGTCGCTCAACTCTTTGCCGCAGGAGTCATTTTTCTGGGTGTGTTTATCACTCAAATCAACTTCAAACGAAAGGAACGCTCATGA
- a CDS encoding efflux transporter outer membrane subunit — protein MKQIGIVMIGLVLGGCSMHEQALNSKQILPSAYSTEVAQEENEISPQWWEKFNIDPLNALVEEALVNNHDILMAYERLEQARTQVRIAEANVLPFALTAQTSARGVNADGVSTRSEASSLSLNVAYEVDFWGKVAAQTRMAQTSYMASQYDLDTLRLSLSASVVEYYLRLAALQKRVTLAKENVQIAQQLLTIVTHKEAEGLATQVDINRQNSSLLQNTVALVALQSQAKQTANALALLVGKAPQEFEVPLVSFDEITPLRVGSGIPSELLVRRPDIASMMAKLKNAEDAIIVASAQRFPSFKLTGNTGLASTALLSLSNPLTSVLEGVLAYTLFDGGNIKEALNAARSRGNEALLAYEKTILTALKEVEDALLDQALSTQQLALQEEILALEKTTLAQSTLLYQEGVSDYATLLDAQRSFYQAQDQRATQLLSLLNATVTLHKVLGGGWEK, from the coding sequence ATGAAGCAAATTGGAATAGTGATGATAGGATTAGTGTTGGGAGGATGCAGTATGCACGAACAAGCTCTAAACTCCAAGCAAATCCTTCCCAGTGCTTACAGCACCGAAGTGGCACAAGAAGAAAATGAAATCTCGCCTCAATGGTGGGAAAAATTTAATATCGATCCTTTAAATGCCCTTGTGGAAGAGGCCCTTGTTAATAACCACGATATTTTAATGGCCTATGAGCGGCTAGAACAAGCACGCACACAAGTGCGCATTGCTGAGGCAAATGTCCTCCCTTTTGCGCTCACAGCGCAGACTTCGGCCAGAGGGGTTAATGCAGATGGCGTATCAACGCGCAGTGAGGCTTCAAGCCTCTCTTTGAATGTGGCGTATGAGGTAGATTTTTGGGGAAAAGTAGCAGCACAAACCCGCATGGCACAAACCTCTTACATGGCAAGCCAATACGACTTAGACACGTTGCGTCTTTCTTTGAGTGCGAGTGTTGTGGAGTACTACTTGCGCCTAGCGGCACTGCAAAAGCGCGTGACACTCGCGAAAGAAAATGTCCAAATCGCACAACAGCTTTTAACGATTGTAACGCACAAAGAAGCGGAGGGTTTGGCGACACAAGTGGATATTAACCGCCAAAACTCCTCTTTGCTCCAAAACACAGTGGCCCTTGTGGCATTGCAAAGCCAAGCCAAGCAAACAGCTAATGCTTTGGCGTTGTTGGTAGGAAAAGCCCCGCAAGAGTTTGAAGTTCCCCTTGTCTCTTTTGATGAAATCACCCCTTTGCGTGTTGGGTCAGGGATTCCTTCGGAGCTTTTGGTCCGACGACCTGACATTGCTTCAATGATGGCCAAATTAAAAAACGCAGAAGATGCCATCATCGTGGCAAGCGCGCAACGCTTTCCTAGCTTCAAATTAACAGGCAACACGGGGCTTGCTAGTACCGCGTTGCTTTCTCTTTCCAACCCTTTGACAAGCGTTTTGGAGGGGGTTCTTGCGTACACGCTTTTTGATGGTGGTAACATAAAAGAGGCATTAAACGCGGCACGCTCTCGAGGCAACGAAGCATTATTGGCGTATGAAAAGACTATTCTTACAGCACTAAAAGAGGTAGAAGATGCTTTGCTGGACCAAGCTTTGAGCACCCAGCAGCTTGCGTTGCAAGAGGAGATTTTGGCACTTGAAAAAACAACTTTAGCCCAGTCTACTTTGCTGTACCAAGAGGGCGTGAGTGATTATGCCACCCTTTTGGATGCCCAACGCTCTTTTTACCAAGCCCAAGACCAGCGGGCAACCCAACTACTTTCCTTACTTAACGCAACCGTCACGCTCCATAAAGTCTTAGGGGGTGGATGGGAAAAGTAG
- a CDS encoding GDSL-type esterase/lipase family protein, which produces MRYILYVVILGMVAYQVFVKLQSLKEELPKETHILAFGDSITFGTGASVGYPQKLAILSGVKVTNAGIPGEVSAQGLARLGQLLETTRPDIVILCHGGNDILRRMDLAQTKANVRQMIALVEASGAKAVLVGVPLFTGIRIVTADIYDALAKETDVVYVPNALTDVIKNGALKSDHVHPNDEGYAHLAQVLYEALLRVTNAQGL; this is translated from the coding sequence ATGCGGTATATTTTGTATGTGGTTATTTTGGGGATGGTGGCGTATCAGGTGTTTGTAAAACTCCAGTCTTTAAAAGAAGAACTTCCAAAAGAGACGCACATTTTGGCCTTTGGAGATAGCATTACATTTGGGACAGGGGCTAGTGTGGGGTACCCACAAAAACTAGCAATATTATCGGGTGTTAAGGTGACCAATGCAGGTATTCCAGGCGAAGTGAGTGCCCAAGGGTTAGCGCGTCTGGGCCAGCTGCTTGAAACAACGCGGCCTGATATTGTGATTCTTTGCCATGGTGGGAATGACATATTGCGCCGTATGGATTTAGCTCAAACCAAGGCTAATGTGCGCCAGATGATCGCGCTTGTGGAAGCCTCTGGCGCTAAAGCCGTGCTCGTAGGTGTACCTTTGTTTACGGGCATTCGCATTGTTACAGCAGACATTTACGATGCTCTTGCCAAAGAAACGGATGTGGTGTATGTGCCAAACGCACTCACTGATGTTATTAAAAATGGTGCGCTCAAAAGTGACCACGTACACCCTAATGATGAAGGGTATGCGCACTTAGCCCAGGTGCTCTACGAAGCGTTGTTGCGTGTAACTAACGCACAAGGGCTTTAA
- a CDS encoding TIGR00730 family Rossman fold protein, with the protein MNIAVFCGSSGGHNPLYAKEAHAFGKILAKGGHGLVYGGGRVGLMGAVADGVLEGKGHVMGVIPHSLEQKELAHTGVSELHIVNNMHERKAMMAARADAFVALPGGVGTLEEIFEAWTWAQLGYHQKPIAFLDFGGFYTHLFSFLNHMKEEGFLQSIHREMLISETDPHILLEKLKAYTPPRNKWE; encoded by the coding sequence ATGAACATTGCTGTTTTTTGCGGGTCAAGCGGTGGGCATAACCCACTATACGCTAAAGAAGCGCACGCTTTTGGAAAAATCCTCGCTAAAGGAGGTCATGGGCTTGTTTATGGCGGAGGAAGAGTGGGGCTTATGGGCGCTGTTGCCGATGGTGTGCTTGAAGGAAAAGGCCATGTTATGGGTGTTATTCCCCATTCTTTGGAGCAAAAAGAGCTGGCCCACACGGGTGTTAGTGAACTGCACATTGTCAACAACATGCACGAGCGTAAAGCTATGATGGCAGCGCGCGCCGATGCGTTCGTGGCACTTCCTGGAGGCGTGGGAACACTCGAAGAGATTTTTGAAGCGTGGACATGGGCACAGCTTGGCTACCACCAAAAACCCATTGCGTTTTTAGATTTTGGTGGATTTTACACCCATTTGTTTTCTTTTTTGAATCACATGAAAGAAGAGGGATTTTTGCAGAGCATTCACCGTGAGATGCTCATTAGCGAAACTGATCCGCACATACTGCTAGAAAAACTAAAAGCTTACACGCCCCCACGCAACAAGTGGGAGTAA